TGAGCCGAAGCATCGGCTCGTTCGCCGGATCGATCGGCGCGACGATCCGGCTCAGCCCGAGTTCGGCGAAAGCGAAATCCACCATGGCACCGATCGCCGTGGTCGCGACGCCCCGCCGGCCCCACTGTTCGCTCAGCCAACCACCGATCTCGCCTCGACCGTCGGCGGCCTCGACCCAGAGGCTGCACTGGCCGACCAGCGTGCCGTCGATATCGACCACCCACTCGTAGGCCGTTCCGGTTCGTGCCCGAGACCAGGCATCCAGACAGTGCCGCGCCCACACCCGGTCGCTGTGCCGGCGCGCCCAGTCACCTCCGTCGGACACCCAGAAACTTTCGATCCGTGCCTGATCGCGCAGTCGGATCCGCCGCCAGTCCGGGCCGTCGGCGAACCGGGGCATCCGCAAGGTGACCACGATCCCGTCCGGCCCGGTCCGATTCGGGACTGCCCGATTCAGGACTATGCGATCGGATCGGTGCCGTAGGTCGCCGACGGTCCGTCTGATCGGCCGGGTGTAGTAGGCCGCCATCGCCACCGTCGTGGCGGCCAGCCGCTGTGCCCGTCGCGCGCGTCCGGGGCTTTCGATCACGTCGTCCGCCGACATCGCCTCTCCTCACGCCATTCGTCGCAAGGTCGCTGCGACATGAGGCCCCGAATATCGATGGTGCCACAGATCGGTCACCGAACTGTGAAAGCGAGTCACCGGGCGGCCGGGTAATCCGCACTGAAGTATCGTTCTGCCGTGACCGCAATCAGATCCAGCACGCCGTCCCGAGTGCTCGTCACCGGCGGCGCCGGATTCATCGGCGCCAACTTCGTCCACCAACTGGTAACCGATCGTCCCGACACGACGGTGACGGTTCTCGACGCACTCACCTATGCCGGAAACAGTGCCTCGTTGACCCCGATCGCCGATCGTATCCGGTTCGTCCACGGCGATATCGCCGATGCGGAATTGGTGGACGATCTGGTCCGCACAGCCGATGCGGTGGTGCATTTCGCCGCCGAGTCACACAACGACAATTCGCTGGCCGACCCGTGGCCGTTCGTCCAGACCAACATCGTCGGCACGTACACCTTGCTGGAGGCGGTGCGTCGGCACGACGTTCGCTATCACCACGTATCGACCGACGAAGTCTACGGCGACCTCGAGCTGGACGATCCGCAGCGATTCACCGAACACACCCCGTACAACCCGTCCAGCCCCTACTCGTCCAGTAAGGCCGGCAGCGACCTGCTGGTGCGCGCCTGGGTCCGATCGTTCGGCGTACGCGCGACAATCTCCAACTGCTCCAACAACTACGGCCCGTATCAACACGTGGAGAAGTTCATTCCGCGGCAGATCACCAACGTGATCGACGGAGTGCGACCGCGGCTCTACGGCGAGGGTCGCAACGTCCGCGACTGGATCCATGTCGACGATCACAACCGTGCGGTACGCACCATCGTCGAGCAGGGCCGGATCGGCCAGACCTATCTGATCGGCGCAGACGGGGAGTTGGACAACCGCACCGTGGTCGGATACATCCTGGAGGCATTCGGCCGGGACGCCGACGACTTCGACCACGTCACCGATCGTCCCGGGCACGACCTGCGATATGCGATCGATCCGACCCTGCTCCGGGAGGAACTCGGCTGGCAGCCGCAATATCGCGACTTCCGCGACGGGTTGGCACAGACGGTGCAGTGGTACCGCGACAACGAATCATGGTGGCGGCCCAGCAAAGCCGCTACCGAACGGGCGTACACCGCACAGGGCGAACGAGTTCGCTGAGCCGGACGGCCGCGACCGGGCAACACCTCAGTGGAGCGCGAATGCCTCCGCCAAGCCCGGCGCGGCCGCATCTTTCGCCGAACGTAGAAATTCCAGCGGCCGGCCGTCCCGGCCCACGGTCGGCCAATCGATGCCGATCTCCGGGTCGAATGCATCCAGGTCCCGGTCGAGTTCCGGGGTGTACTCCAGCGAGCACAGGTACATGATCGTCGAACCGTCTTCCAACGACAGCACGGCGTGCCCGAGGCCGGAGCTCAGGTACACGGCGCGGCGGTCGACGTCGTCCAACAGCACGCTGTCCCACCGCCCGAAGGTCGGCGAGCCGGGCCGTAGGTCGACCACGACGTCGAGGAACGCTCCGCGCACACAGGTCACGTACTTGGCCTGGCCGGGTGGATCCTCGGTGTAGTGGATGCCACGGAGCACGCCGGCCGCCGACACCGAGCAGTTCGCCTGCAGCAACTCGAGCGGGGCACCGACCGCAGCGTCGAATTCGGACGCCTTGAACCACTCGAAGAACCGGCCGCGATCGTCGCCGAACTGCTGCGGAGTGAACTCCCATGCCCCCGCGAGCGCGAGCGGCCGTACCTGCACTGTCACTATTTGCCTTCCCTGGTAAGGAGATTCAACAAGTACGTGCCGTAGCCGGACTTCACCAACTCCTCTGCCCGAGCGCGTAGCTCGTCGTCGCCGATGAAGCCTCGACGCCAGGCCACCTCCTCGGGCACCCCGATCCGCAGGCCTTGGCGCTGTTCGATGGTCCGGACGTACGTCCCGGCATCGAGCAGCGAATCGACGGTTCCGGTATCCAACCAGGCGGTACCGCGGGGCAGCACCTCGACCTGCAGCCGCCCCTGCTCCAGGTAGGTGCGATTCACGTCGGTGATCTCCAGTTCACCCCGATCGGACGGCTTCAGGTCGGCGGCGATCTCGAGCACGTCGTTGTCGTAGAAGTACAGGCCGGGCACGGCATAGTTGGACACCG
Above is a genomic segment from Skermania piniformis containing:
- a CDS encoding GNAT family N-acetyltransferase codes for the protein MSADDVIESPGRARRAQRLAATTVAMAAYYTRPIRRTVGDLRHRSDRIVLNRAVPNRTGPDGIVVTLRMPRFADGPDWRRIRLRDQARIESFWVSDGGDWARRHSDRVWARHCLDAWSRARTGTAYEWVVDIDGTLVGQCSLWVEAADGRGEIGGWLSEQWGRRGVATTAIGAMVDFAFAELGLSRIVAPIDPANEPMLRLIRRLDFVCEGTMTSYLAAAGRRRDCLLWALTVDRWTGTAATAE
- the rfbB gene encoding dTDP-glucose 4,6-dehydratase, with product MTAIRSSTPSRVLVTGGAGFIGANFVHQLVTDRPDTTVTVLDALTYAGNSASLTPIADRIRFVHGDIADAELVDDLVRTADAVVHFAAESHNDNSLADPWPFVQTNIVGTYTLLEAVRRHDVRYHHVSTDEVYGDLELDDPQRFTEHTPYNPSSPYSSSKAGSDLLVRAWVRSFGVRATISNCSNNYGPYQHVEKFIPRQITNVIDGVRPRLYGEGRNVRDWIHVDDHNRAVRTIVEQGRIGQTYLIGADGELDNRTVVGYILEAFGRDADDFDHVTDRPGHDLRYAIDPTLLREELGWQPQYRDFRDGLAQTVQWYRDNESWWRPSKAATERAYTAQGERVR
- a CDS encoding dTDP-4-dehydrorhamnose 3,5-epimerase family protein, which translates into the protein MQVRPLALAGAWEFTPQQFGDDRGRFFEWFKASEFDAAVGAPLELLQANCSVSAAGVLRGIHYTEDPPGQAKYVTCVRGAFLDVVVDLRPGSPTFGRWDSVLLDDVDRRAVYLSSGLGHAVLSLEDGSTIMYLCSLEYTPELDRDLDAFDPEIGIDWPTVGRDGRPLEFLRSAKDAAAPGLAEAFALH